The following proteins are encoded in a genomic region of Streptococcus sp. 29892:
- a CDS encoding HU family DNA-binding protein, with amino-acid sequence MANKQDLIAKVAEATSLTKKDSAAAVDAVFAAVADYLAAGEKVQLIGFGNFEVRERSARTGRNPQTGAEIKIAASKVPAFKAGKALKDAVK; translated from the coding sequence ATGGCTAATAAACAAGATTTGATTGCAAAAGTTGCAGAAGCAACTTCATTGACTAAAAAAGATTCAGCAGCAGCTGTTGACGCAGTATTTGCAGCAGTAGCAGACTACCTTGCAGCTGGTGAAAAAGTACAATTGATCGGCTTCGGTAACTTTGAAGTTCGTGAGCGTTCAGCACGTACAGGTCGCAACCCTCAAACAGGTGCAGAAATCAAAATCGCAGCATCTAAAGTACCTGCTTTCAAAGCTGGTAAGGCACTTAAAGACGCTGTAAAATAA
- a CDS encoding YpmS family protein: MKLRKAGHLNIWKWLFLVQLALTLGAGLVFLNRIQVKRENMTELVPSSQTDAKVGTFATNREALNQTIANYLKDYQTKNFSYQLFVTNQQVVFEGTYQVFGVDIPLYIYFQPLKMEDGNVLLRILEISAGNLSLPKAEVLAYLQKNYKLPTFVKINSQEAAIQLKITELDNKFGLYGQTNTIDLYNDQIIIDIYRKR, encoded by the coding sequence ATGAAACTGAGAAAAGCTGGACACCTTAATATCTGGAAGTGGCTCTTCTTGGTTCAATTGGCTTTGACATTGGGGGCGGGTCTGGTTTTTCTAAATCGTATCCAAGTTAAGAGAGAAAATATGACGGAATTGGTACCATCTAGCCAGACAGATGCAAAAGTGGGGACTTTCGCGACCAACCGTGAAGCCCTTAATCAAACCATTGCCAACTATTTAAAAGATTACCAAACGAAGAATTTTTCTTACCAATTATTTGTGACTAACCAACAGGTTGTTTTTGAAGGAACCTATCAGGTATTTGGTGTAGATATCCCCTTGTATATCTATTTTCAACCTCTCAAAATGGAAGATGGCAATGTTCTTCTACGAATATTGGAAATTTCAGCAGGAAATCTGTCCTTGCCCAAGGCAGAAGTTTTAGCCTATCTGCAAAAAAACTACAAATTACCCACCTTTGTCAAAATAAATTCCCAAGAGGCAGCAATTCAGTTAAAAATAACAGAATTGGACAATAAATTTGGCCTTTACGGTCAGACCAATACCATTGATTTATACAACGACCAAATTATTATTGATATATACAGAAAAAGGTAA
- a CDS encoding SGNH/GDSL hydrolase family protein, producing the protein MNNRKLIQGLVFFFLCLLGSIFLFHQLIPQAPSRISQEELGLSVNRKFRYLALGDSLTEGVGDVTGQGGFVPLLAQSLVNEYGYEVDVQNFGVSGNTSKQILKRMKENEELQQALKEADLLTLTVGGNDLRKVIVSNLSNLKLSTFDKPAREYGRNLEKIVKRARQENADLPIYILGIYNPFYLSFPELTEMQTVVDKWNQTTNQITEKYKDVYFVEINDLLYKGLEGEMGLSQSSSASTNNLLYEDDHFHPNNTGYEIMKKALLEKMYETEKSWTP; encoded by the coding sequence ATGAATAATCGGAAGTTGATACAGGGACTTGTCTTCTTTTTTCTCTGTCTATTAGGGTCAATCTTCCTATTCCATCAGTTAATACCCCAGGCGCCGTCACGCATCAGTCAGGAAGAGCTAGGTCTTTCAGTGAATAGGAAATTTCGCTATTTGGCTCTTGGGGATTCCTTGACAGAAGGAGTGGGGGATGTGACAGGTCAAGGTGGTTTTGTCCCCTTGCTTGCCCAGTCGCTAGTCAATGAGTACGGTTATGAGGTAGACGTTCAAAATTTTGGAGTTTCCGGCAACACCAGTAAGCAAATCTTGAAGCGGATGAAGGAGAATGAGGAACTCCAACAGGCCTTAAAAGAAGCTGATTTATTAACCTTGACGGTTGGTGGAAATGATCTTCGTAAGGTCATTGTCAGTAATTTAAGTAACCTCAAGCTCTCTACCTTTGATAAGCCGGCAAGGGAATACGGGAGAAATCTAGAAAAGATTGTCAAACGGGCAAGACAGGAGAATGCCGATCTCCCTATCTATATCTTGGGAATTTACAATCCCTTCTATCTCAGTTTTCCTGAATTGACCGAGATGCAGACTGTGGTTGATAAATGGAATCAGACAACCAATCAAATCACGGAAAAATACAAGGATGTTTACTTTGTAGAAATCAATGACTTGCTCTATAAAGGTTTGGAAGGCGAGATGGGGCTTAGCCAGTCTAGTTCGGCTAGCACAAATAATTTATTGTACGAAGATGATCATTTTCATCCCAATAATACGGGATATGAAATCATGAAAAAAGCACTATTGGAGAAGATGTATGAAACTGAGAAAAGCTGGACACCTTAA
- a CDS encoding DegV family protein gives MMKIKIVTDSSTTIEAGLAKELGITIIPLSVMVDGVVYSDRDLSEGEFLDLMRGAKHLPKTSQPPVGLFAETFSQLAKDGSQIIAILLSHALSGTVEAARQGATLSGADVTVLDSGFTDQAAKFQVVEAARLAQAGANKEEILSAIEEVKDKTELYIGVSTLENLVKGGRIGRVQGMLSSLLNIRVIMEMKNHQLTPIVKGRGNKTFKKWLDEFASGLNNKDVAEIGISYSGKADFANEIKDLLQPHVETDISVLETGSIIQTHTGEDAWAILVRYE, from the coding sequence ATGATGAAGATTAAAATTGTAACAGATTCTAGTACTACAATAGAAGCTGGTTTGGCTAAGGAGTTGGGGATTACCATCATTCCTTTGTCTGTTATGGTGGATGGGGTTGTCTATTCAGATAGAGACTTATCAGAAGGTGAGTTTCTCGACTTGATGAGAGGAGCCAAGCACTTACCGAAGACCAGTCAACCACCGGTAGGTCTCTTTGCGGAAACATTTAGCCAATTAGCTAAAGATGGTAGTCAGATTATTGCAATCCTTCTTTCTCATGCCTTGTCAGGAACGGTTGAAGCAGCCCGTCAAGGAGCTACCTTGTCTGGTGCAGATGTGACTGTTCTTGACTCTGGATTTACCGACCAGGCAGCAAAATTTCAGGTAGTGGAAGCGGCTAGACTGGCACAAGCTGGTGCTAACAAGGAAGAAATCCTTTCGGCCATTGAAGAGGTCAAAGATAAGACTGAACTATATATCGGAGTATCTACCCTAGAAAATCTTGTCAAGGGCGGTCGTATCGGTCGTGTACAAGGTATGCTCAGCAGTCTGCTCAACATTCGAGTTATCATGGAAATGAAGAACCATCAATTAACTCCGATTGTAAAAGGACGTGGCAATAAGACTTTCAAAAAATGGTTGGATGAATTTGCGAGCGGATTGAACAATAAAGATGTTGCAGAAATTGGTATTTCCTACTCAGGCAAGGCGGACTTTGCCAATGAAATAAAAGACTTGCTCCAGCCCCATGTAGAAACAGATATTTCTGTATTGGAAACAGGTTCTATCATTCAAACTCACACGGGTGAGGATGCCTGGGCTATCCTAGTTCGCTATGAATAA
- the recN gene encoding DNA repair protein RecN: MLLEVSIKNFAIIEQVSLNFEKGMTILSGETGAGKSIIIDAMNLMLGARATTDVIRHGAAKAEIEGLFSFENSRALEQILSEQGIEVADELIIRREILQNGRSVSRVNGQMVNLSVLKQIGQHLVDIHGQHDQEELMKAQHHIRLLDSFGEDEFWALKDRYQTTFDAYRSLRKRVLEKQKNEQEHKARIEMLEYQIAEIEAADLQSGEDVQLNQERDKLLNHKQIADTLTNAYALLDNEDFSSLNNLRSAMGDLQSLEEFDPEYKQLSSSLTEAYYVVEDVTKRLSDVVDNLDFDGNRLLQLESRLDLLHTITKKYGGTVDDVLDYFAKISEEYNLLTGNDLSGDDLEVQLKTMEKELVTLASQLSQSRHELAQLLEEIIRQELQDLYMEKARFQVRFTKGKFNREGNETVEFYISTNPGEDFKPLVKVASGGELSRLMLAIKSAFARKEGKTSIVFDEVDTGVSGRVAQAIAQKIYKIGQYGQVLAISHLPQVIAIADYQFFIEKISDDHSTVSRVRLLTKEERIEEIAKMLAGDKITDAARSQAKELVEKG; encoded by the coding sequence ATGTTATTAGAAGTTTCGATTAAGAATTTTGCCATTATTGAACAGGTATCCCTCAATTTTGAAAAGGGGATGACCATCCTATCTGGTGAAACGGGGGCCGGCAAGTCCATTATCATCGATGCCATGAACCTGATGTTAGGGGCGCGTGCGACGACGGATGTCATTCGCCACGGAGCAGCCAAGGCGGAGATTGAGGGGCTTTTTTCCTTTGAAAATAGCAGAGCTCTGGAACAGATTTTGAGTGAACAGGGGATTGAAGTTGCGGACGAACTCATTATCCGTCGGGAAATCCTACAAAATGGCCGTTCGGTCAGCCGTGTCAATGGGCAGATGGTTAATTTGTCTGTCTTGAAACAAATCGGTCAGCACCTAGTGGATATCCACGGCCAACATGACCAGGAAGAATTGATGAAGGCCCAGCACCATATCCGTCTTTTAGACAGCTTTGGAGAAGATGAGTTTTGGGCTTTAAAAGACCGCTATCAGACCACTTTTGATGCCTATCGTAGCCTCCGCAAACGAGTGCTCGAAAAGCAGAAAAATGAGCAGGAGCATAAGGCTCGCATTGAGATGCTGGAATACCAAATTGCTGAGATTGAAGCAGCAGACCTGCAGTCTGGCGAGGATGTTCAGCTCAATCAAGAGCGGGATAAGTTACTCAATCACAAGCAGATTGCGGATACCTTGACCAATGCCTATGCTCTGTTGGACAATGAAGATTTTTCAAGTTTGAACAACCTTCGTTCAGCCATGGGGGACCTGCAAAGCTTAGAAGAATTTGACCCAGAATACAAGCAGCTTTCTAGCAGTCTGACAGAGGCCTACTATGTTGTTGAAGATGTGACCAAGCGCCTCAGTGATGTGGTGGATAATCTAGACTTCGATGGCAATCGCCTGTTGCAGCTAGAAAGTCGGTTGGATCTGCTCCACACCATTACTAAAAAATACGGTGGAACGGTCGATGATGTCTTGGATTATTTTGCAAAAATCAGCGAAGAGTACAATCTTCTAACAGGAAATGACCTATCTGGAGATGACTTGGAAGTGCAACTCAAGACCATGGAGAAGGAATTAGTGACCTTAGCCAGTCAGCTCAGCCAGTCCCGACATGAATTGGCTCAGTTGCTGGAAGAGATTATCCGTCAAGAATTACAAGACTTGTACATGGAAAAAGCTCGGTTCCAGGTTCGTTTTACCAAGGGTAAGTTTAACCGAGAGGGGAATGAAACGGTGGAGTTTTACATCTCTACCAACCCTGGTGAAGACTTCAAGCCTTTGGTCAAGGTTGCCTCTGGTGGAGAATTATCTCGTTTGATGTTGGCCATTAAGTCAGCCTTTGCCCGTAAGGAAGGCAAGACCTCCATCGTCTTTGACGAGGTGGATACAGGAGTTTCAGGCCGTGTTGCCCAGGCTATTGCCCAGAAGATATATAAAATTGGACAATATGGTCAGGTCTTGGCTATCTCACATTTGCCACAGGTGATTGCCATCGCGGATTATCAGTTTTTTATTGAGAAAATATCTGATGACCACTCGACTGTTTCCCGCGTCCGCCTGTTGACCAAAGAGGAGCGTATCGAGGAAATCGCCAAGATGTTAGCCGGTGACAAGATTACGGATGCAGCCCGTAGCCAAGCAAAAGAATTGGTTGAAAAAGGTTAG
- a CDS encoding arginine repressor has product MNKRERLEVIKDLVVRFPIDTQEEIVERLEALGVHATQATVSRDIKELGIIKVPSADKGYVYGLPKSSLVKVKSNNILDFAVMDKMVNLKLVPGSATVVKRQICEYFQEEIFSIIADDDSILLILKDQETIPNLERTIKGW; this is encoded by the coding sequence ATGAATAAACGAGAACGATTAGAAGTCATTAAAGATTTGGTAGTCCGATTTCCCATTGATACTCAGGAAGAAATTGTGGAACGCTTGGAAGCCTTGGGGGTTCATGCAACCCAGGCTACTGTGTCCCGTGATATCAAGGAATTGGGCATTATCAAGGTTCCATCAGCTGACAAGGGATATGTCTATGGCTTGCCTAAAAGTAGCCTAGTCAAGGTCAAGTCCAATAATATTCTTGATTTTGCAGTCATGGACAAGATGGTCAACTTAAAATTGGTACCAGGGAGTGCAACGGTCGTAAAAAGGCAGATTTGTGAGTATTTCCAAGAGGAAATCTTCTCGATTATTGCTGATGATGACAGTATTCTGCTCATTTTGAAGGACCAGGAAACCATCCCCAATTTAGAACGTACGATAAAAGGGTGGTAG
- a CDS encoding TlyA family RNA methyltransferase, translated as MAKERVDVLAYKQGLFETREQAKRGVMAGLVVSVINGERYDKPGEKIDEGVELKLKGEKLKYVSRGGLKLEKALQVFDLSVEGQTTIDIGASTGGFTDVMLQAGAKQVYAVDVGTNQLAWKLRQDERVISMEQYNFRYAELGDFELGQPSFASIDVSFISLGLILPALHGILADGGQVVALVKPQFEAGREHIGKNGIVKDKAVHIKVLEDVTAMAVVTGFSVKSLSFSPVQGGHGNTEFLAHLEKSSQPSPIEHSEIRNIVDQAHEEFKKDE; from the coding sequence ATGGCTAAGGAAAGAGTAGATGTACTGGCTTACAAACAGGGGCTTTTTGAAACCAGAGAGCAGGCCAAGCGCGGTGTTATGGCAGGGCTGGTGGTATCGGTCATCAATGGCGAACGCTACGACAAACCAGGCGAGAAGATTGACGAGGGAGTTGAGCTCAAGCTCAAGGGAGAGAAACTCAAGTATGTCAGCCGTGGTGGTCTGAAATTGGAAAAGGCCTTGCAGGTTTTCGACCTATCAGTTGAGGGGCAAACGACCATTGATATTGGGGCTTCGACAGGCGGATTTACAGATGTCATGTTGCAGGCTGGCGCCAAGCAGGTCTATGCTGTAGATGTCGGGACCAATCAGCTGGCCTGGAAATTGCGTCAGGACGAGCGTGTCATTAGCATGGAACAATATAATTTCCGCTATGCTGAGTTGGGAGATTTCGAACTTGGTCAACCAAGTTTTGCTTCGATTGATGTCAGTTTTATCTCTCTAGGCTTGATTTTGCCAGCCCTTCATGGTATTTTGGCAGACGGTGGTCAGGTCGTGGCCTTGGTTAAACCCCAATTTGAAGCAGGTCGGGAGCATATCGGTAAGAACGGGATTGTCAAGGATAAGGCAGTTCACATCAAGGTCTTGGAAGATGTGACTGCTATGGCTGTCGTAACCGGTTTTTCTGTAAAGAGCCTTAGTTTTTCACCTGTTCAAGGCGGACATGGTAACACGGAATTTTTGGCACATTTAGAGAAATCTAGCCAGCCTAGCCCGATTGAACATAGTGAAATAAGAAATATAGTCGATCAAGCACACGAGGAATTTAAGAAGGATGAATAA
- a CDS encoding polyprenyl synthetase family protein: MGASKLQRLEETMAGFYEPQVAERLNQAVLYSLQAGGKRIRPLLLLTLLESFGVELKQAHYQVAACVELIHTGSLIHDDLPAMDDDDYRRGRLTNHKKFDEATAILAGDSLFLDPFGFLAQVDLPAKTILALVRELSQASGTFGMVAGQVLDMAGEGQKLSLEQLQAIHANKTGKLLTFPFVAAGLIAGQSDEVIHHLRKAGQLVGLAFQVRDDILDVTATFEEIGKTPQKDLLAEKSTYPALMGLEASKVFLEDSLNQASSELDQVAQLVPFSREEIKKIIESLRING; encoded by the coding sequence ATGGGAGCCAGTAAATTGCAGCGACTTGAGGAAACCATGGCAGGTTTTTATGAACCTCAGGTAGCAGAACGCCTTAACCAAGCGGTTCTTTATTCGCTACAGGCTGGCGGGAAACGAATTCGTCCCTTGCTCCTCTTAACCCTCTTGGAGTCTTTCGGAGTGGAATTAAAACAAGCTCATTATCAGGTAGCTGCCTGTGTCGAGCTCATTCACACTGGCAGTCTGATACATGATGATCTGCCAGCCATGGACGATGATGATTACCGTCGGGGACGTTTGACCAACCATAAGAAATTCGACGAAGCGACAGCTATTTTAGCAGGGGACAGTCTATTTTTAGATCCGTTTGGATTTTTGGCTCAGGTAGATTTGCCAGCTAAGACCATCCTTGCTCTCGTGAGAGAGCTTTCTCAGGCATCTGGGACTTTTGGAATGGTTGCTGGTCAGGTCTTGGATATGGCAGGCGAGGGACAAAAATTATCTCTCGAACAATTACAAGCCATCCATGCCAATAAGACTGGAAAATTATTGACCTTTCCCTTTGTCGCAGCTGGTTTGATTGCTGGACAGTCAGATGAGGTTATCCACCATTTGCGAAAAGCAGGTCAATTAGTCGGTCTAGCCTTTCAGGTGCGGGATGATATATTGGATGTGACGGCCACTTTTGAGGAAATCGGAAAAACACCGCAAAAGGATCTATTGGCAGAGAAGTCTACCTACCCAGCTCTGATGGGCTTGGAGGCCTCAAAAGTCTTTCTAGAAGACAGCCTGAATCAAGCAAGCAGTGAGCTAGATCAAGTGGCTCAACTAGTCCCATTTTCAAGAGAAGAAATAAAAAAAATCATAGAAAGTTTACGAATCAATGGCTAA
- a CDS encoding exodeoxyribonuclease VII small subunit: protein MSKKTKTFEENLAELEGIVTKLERGDVALEEALAEFQKGMVLSKDLQKTLAEAEKTLVKVMQADGSEAEMN from the coding sequence ATGTCCAAAAAGACAAAAACATTTGAAGAAAATTTAGCTGAATTAGAAGGAATTGTAACCAAATTGGAGCGTGGGGATGTAGCCTTGGAAGAGGCACTTGCCGAGTTTCAAAAGGGTATGGTTTTATCTAAGGATTTACAAAAGACACTTGCTGAAGCTGAAAAGACCTTGGTCAAGGTCATGCAGGCAGATGGCAGTGAAGCGGAGATGAACTAA
- the xseA gene encoding exodeoxyribonuclease VII large subunit: MVEYLTVSHLTKYLKLKFDRDPYLEKVYLTGQVSNFRKRPSHQYFSLKDDKAIIQATMWAGVYKNLGFDLEEGMKINVVGRVQLYEPSGSYSIIIEKAEPDGIGALAIKFEQLKQALTQEGLFKQEFKQELPRFTKKIGVITSPSGAVIQDIITTVSRRFPGVEIVLYPTKVQGDGAAQEVVANIQRANERDDLDVLIVGRGGGSIEDLWAFNEEIVVRAIFESRIPIISSVGHETDTTLADFVADRRAATPTAAAELATPVTKADLLGYLNQQENRAYQAMTNRLKFLRGQLEKISQSVMFRQPERLYDGYLQKLDRLTNQLQTRMKEVYGQQKQASLLLNQRLQGLQLGPKVESFQERIIQQERLLKSNMANIYDNKMAKADKLIEALTMLDTSRIVARGYAMLLQDGRVLDSVETIQKGEHLTIQMKDGQLDVEVNHVQKDKNI; the protein is encoded by the coding sequence ATGGTTGAATATTTAACGGTTAGCCATCTAACTAAGTATTTAAAATTAAAGTTTGACCGCGATCCTTATTTGGAGAAGGTCTATTTAACAGGACAAGTGTCCAATTTCCGCAAGCGTCCTAGCCATCAATATTTTTCGCTCAAGGATGATAAGGCAATCATTCAGGCGACCATGTGGGCTGGTGTCTATAAAAATCTGGGCTTTGACCTTGAAGAGGGAATGAAAATCAATGTGGTCGGGCGTGTGCAATTGTATGAGCCTAGCGGTTCCTATTCTATTATCATTGAAAAGGCAGAGCCAGACGGTATTGGTGCCCTGGCCATCAAGTTTGAGCAGCTCAAACAAGCTCTGACCCAGGAAGGTCTATTTAAGCAAGAATTCAAGCAGGAATTACCTCGGTTTACCAAGAAAATAGGGGTCATTACCAGTCCGAGTGGAGCGGTCATTCAAGATATTATTACCACGGTCAGTCGGCGGTTTCCTGGTGTGGAAATTGTCCTCTATCCGACCAAGGTGCAAGGAGATGGGGCTGCTCAGGAAGTTGTTGCCAATATCCAAAGAGCCAATGAGCGTGATGATTTGGATGTCCTCATTGTTGGTCGTGGCGGTGGTTCTATTGAAGACCTGTGGGCTTTCAATGAGGAAATAGTGGTTCGGGCTATTTTTGAATCTCGTATTCCTATCATTTCCAGCGTGGGTCACGAAACGGATACAACTCTGGCAGACTTTGTGGCAGACCGCAGGGCAGCCACTCCGACAGCTGCAGCAGAATTAGCGACCCCTGTGACCAAGGCAGATTTGCTGGGTTATTTAAATCAGCAGGAAAATCGAGCCTATCAGGCCATGACCAATCGCTTGAAATTCCTGAGAGGTCAGCTTGAGAAAATTAGCCAATCAGTTATGTTTCGGCAGCCTGAACGCTTATACGATGGTTATTTGCAAAAATTAGACCGCTTGACCAATCAATTGCAGACACGGATGAAAGAAGTATATGGCCAGCAGAAACAGGCTAGCTTATTACTCAATCAACGCTTACAAGGCCTACAACTTGGCCCTAAAGTCGAGAGTTTCCAAGAGAGAATTATCCAGCAGGAACGGCTTTTGAAGAGCAATATGGCCAATATCTATGATAATAAGATGGCCAAGGCAGACAAGTTAATTGAGGCCCTCACCATGCTGGATACCAGTCGCATTGTGGCTCGTGGTTATGCCATGCTTTTACAAGATGGTCGAGTTCTAGACAGTGTGGAAACGATACAAAAGGGTGAACACCTGACCATTCAGATGAAGGATGGTCAACTTGATGTGGAGGTAAATCATGTCCAAAAAGACAAAAACATTTGA
- a CDS encoding neutral zinc metallopeptidase, giving the protein MKIDDLRKSSNIEDRRGQRSSGPSFSGGSAGGNLLLSLLFSRLGWKGKLVLVVLLFAFGGMSNLGGLLSPTTNTNPYQSSQVTTSGSSVSDADAEFMSKVLASTEDFWTQEFARNGLTYQAPTLVFYTDQTQTGCGTGSAQAGPFYCSADRKIYIDTSFYQELASKYKAAGDFAMAYVIAHEVGHHVQNELEVLGAYHQKRAQLSDKEGNALNVRLELQADYYAGAWAKYVDGQGILDVGDIDEAMNAAHAVGDDTLQQEAYGRTVPDSFTHGTSEQRKKWFNLGYTYGDLAHADTFSVSNP; this is encoded by the coding sequence ATGAAAATTGACGATTTACGAAAAAGTTCCAATATTGAAGACCGCAGGGGACAAAGAAGCTCAGGTCCGTCTTTCTCTGGTGGTTCAGCTGGCGGAAATCTCTTACTAAGCTTGCTCTTCTCCCGTCTGGGTTGGAAGGGAAAATTGGTGCTAGTGGTCCTCCTATTTGCTTTTGGTGGCATGTCCAATCTAGGTGGCCTACTTTCACCAACAACCAACACCAATCCTTATCAGTCTAGCCAGGTTACGACAAGCGGTAGCAGTGTTTCTGACGCAGATGCAGAATTCATGAGTAAGGTACTGGCCTCAACAGAAGATTTTTGGACACAAGAGTTTGCAAGAAATGGTCTAACCTACCAAGCACCAACCCTTGTTTTCTATACGGACCAGACCCAAACAGGCTGTGGAACCGGTTCTGCTCAAGCCGGCCCCTTCTATTGTTCAGCTGACCGCAAGATTTATATTGATACTTCTTTTTATCAAGAACTTGCTAGCAAATACAAGGCTGCTGGTGACTTTGCCATGGCCTATGTCATCGCTCATGAAGTTGGTCACCATGTCCAAAATGAATTGGAAGTCCTTGGTGCCTACCACCAAAAACGTGCTCAATTATCAGACAAGGAAGGCAATGCCCTCAATGTCCGTCTAGAATTGCAAGCTGACTACTATGCAGGAGCCTGGGCCAAATATGTCGATGGTCAGGGTATCTTAGACGTTGGCGATATTGATGAAGCCATGAATGCTGCCCATGCAGTTGGTGATGACACTCTCCAACAAGAAGCCTACGGCCGTACTGTCCCAGATAGTTTCACCCACGGTACTTCTGAGCAACGTAAAAAATGGTTTAACCTCGGCTATACCTATGGTGACCTTGCCCACGCCGACACCTTCTCAGTAAGCAATCCATAA
- a CDS encoding bifunctional methylenetetrahydrofolate dehydrogenase/methenyltetrahydrofolate cyclohydrolase has translation MTVIDGKALAAKMQAALAEKTARLKVEKGLVPGLVVILVGEDPASQVYVRNKERSALAAGFKSEVVRVPASISEEELLELIERYNQDDAWHGILVQLPLPAHISEEKVLLAIDPDKDVDGFHPTNMGKFWSGHPVMIPSTPAGIMEMFKEYRIDLEGKTALVIGRSNIVGKPTAQLLLDANATVTIAHSRTKNLAELARQADILVVAIGRGHFVTKEFVKPGAVVIDVGMNRDENGKLIGDVKYDEVAEVASHITPVPGGVGPMTITMLMEQTFEACVRSGK, from the coding sequence ATGACAGTGATTGATGGAAAGGCCTTGGCAGCCAAAATGCAGGCAGCTCTGGCAGAAAAAACAGCTCGATTAAAAGTGGAGAAGGGCTTGGTACCAGGCTTGGTCGTTATTTTGGTTGGAGAAGACCCAGCCAGCCAGGTCTATGTTCGCAATAAAGAACGTTCAGCCCTTGCAGCTGGTTTTAAGAGTGAGGTTGTACGAGTGCCAGCTAGCATTTCAGAAGAAGAACTTTTGGAATTGATTGAGCGCTACAATCAAGATGATGCATGGCATGGTATTTTGGTGCAGTTGCCTCTACCAGCCCACATCAGCGAAGAAAAAGTTTTGTTGGCCATTGACCCAGATAAGGATGTGGACGGTTTTCATCCGACCAATATGGGTAAATTCTGGTCAGGTCATCCGGTCATGATTCCGTCAACTCCAGCAGGAATTATGGAGATGTTCAAGGAATACCGGATTGACCTAGAAGGCAAAACAGCGCTGGTTATTGGTCGTTCCAATATCGTTGGCAAACCCACGGCCCAGCTCCTTTTGGATGCCAATGCAACTGTAACCATTGCTCATTCACGTACAAAAAATCTGGCAGAATTAGCTCGTCAGGCGGATATTTTAGTCGTTGCGATTGGTCGTGGACATTTTGTAACCAAGGAATTTGTCAAGCCAGGTGCAGTAGTGATTGACGTTGGTATGAACCGTGATGAAAATGGCAAACTGATTGGGGATGTCAAGTATGATGAGGTAGCAGAAGTTGCTAGTCACATTACCCCTGTTCCAGGTGGAGTTGGCCCTATGACCATTACCATGCTCATGGAACAGACTTTTGAGGCTTGTGTCAGAAGTGGGAAATAG
- a CDS encoding amino acid ABC transporter ATP-binding protein gives MTEAIISIKDLHKYFGENEVLKGIDLDIQQGQVVVIIGPSGSGKSTFLRTMNLLEVPTKGTVTFEGVDITDKSNDIFKMREKMGMVFQQFNLFPNMTVLENITLSPIKTKGIAKAEAEAKAHELLAKVGLPDKADAYPQSLSGGQQQRIAIARGLAMDPDVLLFDEPTSALDPEMVGEVLAVMQDLAKSGMTMVIVTHEMGFAREVADRVIFMDGGYIVEDGTPEEVFEHTKEERTKDFLSKVL, from the coding sequence ATGACAGAAGCAATTATTTCCATAAAAGATCTTCATAAGTATTTTGGTGAAAATGAAGTTTTAAAAGGGATTGATTTAGATATCCAGCAAGGTCAAGTGGTTGTCATTATCGGTCCCTCAGGTTCAGGAAAATCAACTTTCTTGCGTACCATGAATCTCTTAGAGGTACCGACCAAGGGGACGGTGACTTTTGAAGGGGTCGATATTACGGACAAATCCAATGATATTTTCAAGATGCGTGAGAAGATGGGAATGGTTTTCCAGCAGTTTAACCTTTTTCCAAATATGACCGTATTAGAAAATATTACCCTGTCACCTATTAAGACAAAAGGAATTGCTAAGGCAGAGGCAGAAGCTAAGGCGCATGAATTGTTGGCAAAAGTTGGTTTGCCTGACAAGGCGGATGCCTATCCACAAAGTCTATCAGGTGGTCAGCAGCAACGGATTGCCATTGCCCGTGGTTTGGCCATGGATCCAGATGTCTTGCTCTTTGATGAGCCGACCTCAGCCCTTGATCCTGAAATGGTTGGTGAGGTACTTGCGGTTATGCAGGACTTGGCTAAGTCAGGGATGACCATGGTAATCGTAACCCATGAAATGGGCTTTGCGCGTGAAGTAGCAGACCGAGTTATCTTTATGGATGGAGGCTATATTGTTGAAGATGGAACTCCAGAAGAAGTTTTTGAACACACCAAGGAAGAACGGACTAAGGATTTCTTATCCAAAGTCTTATAA